From the Dethiosulfovibrio russensis genome, the window TCAGCGCCACCGAAAAGGAGAGTGTTTCCATGAGCGAGGTAACGAAATTCGATCTTGAAGAGAAAATGGAAAAAGCAGTGGACTTCCTGAAAGGGGAGTTCGTAGGAATCAGGACAGGAAGGGCTCATCCTGGTTTGGTAAGCGACATCAAGGTGGACTACTACGGGTCGTCCACGCCGCTGAAACAGCTTGCCACCATAAGCGTCCCGGAGGGGAGATCTCTTCTGATAACTCCCTTCGACAAGACCGTACTCAAGGATTTGGAGAAGGCCATTTTGGGCTCCGATCTCGGCGTAACCCCTCAGAACGACGGACAGGTCATAAGGCTGAATCTGCCGGAGCTCACGGGAGACAGGCGCAAAGAGCTTACCAAGATGGTCCATAAGCTTTCCGAGGAGGCCAGGATCGCGGTAAGAAACCTGCGCCGGGACTGTAACGATTTCTACAAGAAAAAGCTGAACGAATCGGAGATAGGCGAGGACCAGTACCACGACTTTTTGGATCAGATCCAGAAGATAACCGATGGGCACATACAGGAGATCGACAAGGTCATGAAGGACAAGGAAGAGGAGATCCTCACCAAGTTCTAGTCTTTTTTAAAAGCGTAGGAGAAGGGGATCCCTTTCTCCTACGCTTTTTTTCGTTTTCATACGAAGAGATCCAGCAGCCCTCCAGCATCCAGATCGACGTATCCCTGATCGGTCAACTTGAGCGTCGGTATCACCGATAGAGACAGAAAGGCCATAACCATAAAAGGATGCTCCAGAGAACAGCCCAGTTTTTCGATCGATACCTCCATCTTCTCGTATTTCTCCATGATCTCTTCGGGGTTTTCCTGGCTCATGAGCCCTCCGACCGGCAGGGGGAGGGAGGACAGGACTTTTCCGTCCAACACGGATACGAATCCACCGCCTAAGCGTCTCAGCTCCCGGAGAGCCGACACCATGTCGTCGTCGTTCGTCCCTATGACGCCGAAATTATGGGCGTCGTGGGCCACCGAGGATGCCATTGCACCTCCTGTTAAGCCTATTCCGTGAACGAAGCCTATGCCGACTCTGCCGCTGTCGGTGTTTCTGTCGACCACCGCCATTTTTATGACGTCCTTCTCGACGTCGGATATAACCAGGTTGTCCCTTACCTTCGGTGGCATTACTAGGTGTTCCGTCACCACCTGTCCCGGTTTTATGCCTATTACCCTTATATTGCCGCCTTGGAATTTTACCTTCAGGCCTTCCGAGTCGGGGATCTCGGTCGTCTTGGACGGAGATGGATAACGTCCCTCTCTGACAAGAGGGTAGCTGGACAGGGATCCGTTTTCCGCCACCAACGTACCGTCCTTCCAGACCATCTCGGCTCTGCAGTTTTCCATGGAGTCTAGGAGGACCATGTCGGCCCTGTATCCCGGTGCAATGGCTCCTCTGTCCTTCAGTCCGAAATAATCCGCGGCGGACAGAGTCACCATTCTAAGCGCGGTCAGGAAGGATATTCCTAGTCTCTGAGCCATACGGAGCTTCTCATCCATGTGTCCTCTGCTTAAGAGATAGGAGACGTTGAGATCGTCGCTCACCATCATGGATCGGCATCCCCGTCTCTCGTCCCGGACTATCATCGGGGCCAGATCCTCCAGGTTATGCTCGCTTGCTCCCTCTCTTATCATCACCCACATGCCTCTGCGAAGCTTTTCTATCGCCTCGCCCAGCTCGTAGGATTCATGGTCCGAATCACATTGGCTGAGAAGATAGGCGCACAGGTCTTTTCCTGTGAGCCCCGGAGCGTGTCCGGTCTTAACTTGATCTCCCGATACGAGTATCTTTCCCCATAGATCGGGATCGCCCTCCAGAACGCCCGGATAGTTCATCACCTCGCCTAAGGCGGTGCACCAACCTTTTCGGAACATTTGGTCCAAAGCCATAGAGTCCAGCCTGTCGAAGGGGGTCTCGAAGGGAGAGGCCGGAACGCAGGACGGAGCGTTCAGGAATACGTCCATAGGAAGGGACCTGGACGCCCTGTGCATATACTCCAGTCCGGCCATTCCGGACGTATTGGCTATCTCGTGGGGATCGGCGAATACCGCAGTCGTCCCTCTAGGAAGAACCAACTCTGCGAATCCCTCCGGGGTCAACATGGTGCTCTCTATGTGGCAGTGTCCGTCTATGAACCCTGGGACCAGATACTTCCCAGTCCCGTCCACGGTTCTCGCTCCACTGTATCCCTCTCCTACACCTACTATGAGGTCGCCCGAAACGGCTACGTCGGTTACCTCCAGCTCGAAACTGAACAGATTGGGAACCGTGACGTTGGATATAACCAGGTCCGCCTCCCTTTCGCCTCTGGCCTGAGCCAGCATGGATTTTACGTTCATATAGGATATCGCTCCTTTCTGTTTCATTTCCCTCGCTAGAGAGAGGGGCAGGGCTCTCTGAAGCGAAAGCCCTGCCCCCTCTTTGTCGTGCGGTGATTTTTACACGAATATCTCCTTGAGAATGAATATGACGAAAAGTCCCCACATGACGGGGCTTATCTCGTTTTTCTTGCAGGCCACGAACTTGAGGATCACGAAAGTGAGGATGCCGAACTCTATTCCGTTGGCTATGCTGTAGCTGAAAGGCATGATGAATATCGCTATAGCCGCCGGAATTACGTCGGTATAGCTGCCGAAGTCCAGGTCTTTGAGGCTCATCATCATATAGACCCCGACCATTATCAGAGCAGGTGCGGTCGCACAGGCCGGAACGATGGACACAATGGGGCTGAAGAAAATGGCCAAAAGGAAGAGTATCGACGTCACGAGAGCTGTGAGCCCGGTCCTGCCGCCCTGTTCGACTCCACTGGCGCTTTCAACGAAGGAGGTGATAGTCGATGTGCCGAGAACCGCTCCGCAGGTTGTCCCAATGGCGTCCGCCATGAGGGCGCTTCTGGCCCTGGGCAGGTTGCCCTTGTCGTCAAGAAGTCCGGCCCTGTTGGTGACACCGACCAGAGTGCCGACAGTGTCGAAAAAGTCAACGAAAAAGAACGTAAAGACTATGATCCAGAAAGTTCCGTTCGCCAGCTGAGAGAAATCCATCTTCATGAAAATCGGAGAGATGGAGGGAGGCATGGAGACTACCCCTTCCGGCATGGAAGCCACTCCCATAGGCACAGCTATGGCAGTTACGGCCAGGATTCCCCATAGGATGGCACCCTTGACTCTGTGGGCTTCCAGGGCCATCATTATGACGAAGCCGATGATCGTAAGTATGACCGGCTTGGAGGCCAGATCGCCCAGACCTACCAGGGTGGCGGGATTGTCTACGATGATTCCAGCTCCCTCCAGTCCGATGAGGGCTATGAAAAAGCCTATCCCGGTAGAGATGCCGATCTTGAGGGATTTCGGTATACTGTTGACTATAGCCTCTCGTATCTTGGTCAGTGTAAGGACTATGAATAGAAGTCCTTCCACGAAGATCGCCGCCAAGGCCACTTCCCAGGGTATGTTCATCCCCAGAACCACGGAAAAGGCGAAGAAGGCGTTGAGTCCCATGCCGGACGAGAGAGCTATGGGGTAGTTGGCCATTAACGCCATGAGTAAAGTCGCCAGAGCGCTGGCGAGACAGGTCGCTACCATGAGAGGACCGAAAGGCATCCCCGTCTTGGACAATATGTCCGGGTTGACGAAAATTATGTACCCCATGGTCATGAAGGTGGTGATACCGGCCATTACCTCCGTCTTTACGTCGCTCCCGACTTCTTTCAGTTTAAACTGCCTTTCTAGCCAACTTGCCACGATGATCCCTCCTGAAATAATGAAGATGTCTTTACTTAAAGAATATAATATAAGTATAGACCTGGTTGAAAAGCATTTCAACGAGACACCCTGTCGCAGGGGATCAGGATTTTAAATGCTTTCTCTCCGAATCGTCTTATGATACCTTTGAGAGGCTCTGTTGAAAAGGAGGAATACCATGAATAAAGTCTATGTGTGCCATAAAATTCCGGAGGCCGGTTTAAATTTATTGAACGGAAAAGTGGAATATCGGTGTTGGGACGGAGACGGACCGGTTCCGAGGGACCTGCTCTTGGAGGAGATATCCGACGTGGACGGAGTTATAACCATGTTGACCGAAAAGGTGGACTCGGAGTTCTTCGATAACGCCCCGAGGGTTAAGGTGGTCAGCAACTACGCGGTAGGCTACAACAACGTCGACGTGGAGGAGGCCACTTCTAGAGGGGTAAAGATAACGAACACCCCTGGAGTTCTGACGGAGGCCACCGCCGACATCGCCTTTGGATTGCTAGTGGCGGCTTCCCGCAGGTTCACCGAGGCGGAGAGGTATCTTCGTTCCGGAAAATGGACCTGTTGGCATCCCACCATGCTGCTCGGACGGGAGATATTCGGCAAGACTCTGGGCTTGATAGGCTTCGGAAGAATAGGGAAGGCCGTGGCTCGAAGGGCAGCCGGATTCGGCATGAAGGTAATCTATCACACCCCTTCGGGAGGTCCTGCGACGGATCAGGGCGACGGCCCCCGATGGGTCTCATTTGAAGAGATCCTGGAGAAAAGCGACTACCTGAGCCTCCATTGCCCTCTGAACGATCGTACGAGAGGGCTTATCGGGAAGAAAGAGCTGGAGAGGATGAAGCAGGACGCGGTTTTGGTAAACACATCCAGAGGCCCTGTGGTAGACCAGACGTCACTCTACGAGTCCCTCAGGGACGGGGTCATCGGCGCCGCCGGTCTCGACGTCTACGACGAGGAGCCGATATCGCCGGAGGATCCCCTTCTGTCACTTGAAAACGTGGTCATGTTGCCCCACATAGGCAGCGCCACCAGGGAGGCAAGGGATGCCATGGCTACAATGGCCGTGTCCAACATGCTGGACGTGCTGGAAGGAAAGGAACCGAGAAATCCGGTGAATTGACATCGTGTATAGGGGGAGTTCGATGAAAAAGTATCTTGCCATCTTTTCGGCTGTTTTGCTGGCCTTAGCTTCGATAGGAACGGCCTGGGCGGCCTTGCCAGGCTCGGGGAAGGTGGACGGTTATTTTAACCTGTCCTGGAGCAAGCCTCATATAAAGTGGAATCGTCTCTACCTGACGGTGAAGAACGACGGCGAGCTCTTTCAGCCCCTGAAGGCGAAGGTAGTCTTCCAGGGGGCGGGGGGAGAAGACCTCGGAGTAGCCGTGTTCGACGTCGGTATTCCTCCAAAAAAATCCCTCAGGGTCTACGGGCCCATAGAGCGGGGTGAAAATCTCGGCGAGGCGGTGAAGCTCGTCTGGTCCGTCAATTGAACGGTAACGGTGGATGGCCGAGATGGATGTGGTCGTAGCTACGGCGTCCGCTCTGGCGATGGACGCTTTTTCGGTCTCTCTAGGCGCCGGGGCCTGTCGGTGCGGTATGCCGGTAAGGCAGATCCTCCGGATGGCCTTTATGTTCGGTTTTTTCCAGTTTGCCATGCCCCTGTTAGGCGGGTTCTTGGGAGCTACCGCTGTGTCTTTCGTGTCGGCCTGGGATCATTGGATAGCCGCCGGTCTCCTCTGGTTCGTCGGGGGGAACATGATATTCGAGTCTCTCAAGCCCAACAAAGACTGCTCCGGTCTGGACACCGCCAAGACCAGAGTTCTGCTGGGACTGGCCGTGGCTACCTCCATCGACGCCATGGCGGTCGGTTTTTCCACCGCCACTTTAGGGGAGTCCGTCATGCCTCTGGCCCTAGCTGCCGGGGTTATAACCTACCTTCTTTCCGTATTCGGAGCGATGGCCGGGTGTCGTCTGGGAAGTGTCACTGGACACAGAGCTGAGATGTTGGGAGGCCTTTGTCTCTGCCTCATAGGTCTGGAGATATTGGCAAGCCATATGAATTGGATATAGGTAAAGCGAACGGGGTCCTTCGAGAAGGACCCCGTTCGTAGTATGTCATGTCGTTTAACTCAGCTTCTCTATGAACTCCTTGAGTCGTTTAATTCCCTCTACGATCTCCTCCGTCGAGTTGGAGTAGGACACCCTTATGTGGCCCGGCGCGAAGAAGGCGCTGCCCGGAACCATCGCCACATATGACTTGTCCAGCAGTTTCTGGCAGAAATGGACGTCGTCGGTCAGTTTCTCTCCGTCGCAGCTCTTGCCCAGGGCTTTTTTAACGTTGACCAGAACGTAAAAAGCTCCCTGAGGCTCTACGAACTCGATCAGAGGTACATCTCCGAGGAGCTTGAGGATGAGGTCTCTTCTATCGGAAAAGTGACCGTGCATCTTTACTATGTCGCCGTCGGCTTCCTTCAGGGCTCCTAGGGCAGCGTACTGAGCTATGGAGCAGGGGTTGGACGTGAGGTGTCCCTGCACCGCTCCTACCTTGGCCATCAGTTCGGACGGTCCCAGGGCGTAGCCTATCCTCCACCCCGTCATGGCGTAGGCCTTGCTGACCCCGTTTATGATTATCGTATGGTCCCGGACCTCCGGAGCCAGTGCGACTATCTGATGGTGGGCGGCATCGCCGTAGACCAGCTGTTCGTATATCTCGTCGTATATTATGACTATGTCGTTCTCCACCGCTATAGAGGCCAAGCCCTTAAGGGTTTCCTCGTCGTAGACGGCACCGGTGGGATTGTTGGGCGAATTTATCATCATACATTTCGTCTTGTCCGATATCACCCGTCTTACCTCGTTCAGGTCCGGAATGGAGTCGGTTTCTGATGTGTCCACTATGACCTCTTTACCCCCGCATAAGCGGATCTGTTCCACATAGCTGACCCAGGCGGGAGCGAACACTATAACCTCGTCTCCTGGGTCGACCAGACAGCTGAGGGCTTCGTAGAGAAGTATCTTGGCTCCCGCTCCTACGACGACGTCTCCCGGGGCGTATTCCAGGCCGAACCTCTTGGAGTAGTAGGAACACACGGCCTCCTTGAGCTCCGGTATTCCGGTTCCGGGAGTATAGTGGGTGTAACCTTTTTCCATCGCCTCTACTGCGTACTTGAGGGCGGACTCGGGCGAGTTGAAGTCCGGCTCTCCGGCACCGAAGGAAATTACGGGCTTACCCTCCCTCTTCATAGCCTTGGCCTTGGCCACCACGGCCAGCGTGGCCGAAGGTTCAAGCGTTCGTGCCCTTTCAGAAAGAACCATTCCGCTCATCTCCTTAGATTATTTGTCGTTCCGTAATCGCGTACAGCCATTTAAACAAAAAAAACGAGGAAAAGCTACAGCGGTCTCGTCCTTTTGACGAAAGTCGTTTATACTTTATGTAAGCCTCCATCGGTTGCAGAGATGTGAGGACAGGTGTTAAAATACGATTGCGTAGATAGGCGCACCTGTTGGAGGAAGGGAGGAAATAGAATGGACATTCGTTTTGTTACTCGCAACGTGGAACTGGCGGACGAACTGAAGGAATACATGGAGAGGAAGCTCTCCAAACTGGAGAAATTCTTCCCCAAGATCCTTGATAACCAGATCGTCCTCAATCTCAGTCGGGGTATTCACACCGTCGAGGTGACCTCCAACGTCAACGGCGTCATCATGAGGGGAGAGGAGAGGGATTCGGATCTGAGAAAGGCCTTCGATATAGCCCTCAAGAATCTTGAGAGGCGCATACGCAGGCA encodes:
- the frr gene encoding ribosome recycling factor — protein: MSEVTKFDLEEKMEKAVDFLKGEFVGIRTGRAHPGLVSDIKVDYYGSSTPLKQLATISVPEGRSLLITPFDKTVLKDLEKAILGSDLGVTPQNDGQVIRLNLPELTGDRRKELTKMVHKLSEEARIAVRNLRRDCNDFYKKKLNESEIGEDQYHDFLDQIQKITDGHIQEIDKVMKDKEEEILTKF
- a CDS encoding 2-hydroxyacid dehydrogenase; translation: MNKVYVCHKIPEAGLNLLNGKVEYRCWDGDGPVPRDLLLEEISDVDGVITMLTEKVDSEFFDNAPRVKVVSNYAVGYNNVDVEEATSRGVKITNTPGVLTEATADIAFGLLVAASRRFTEAERYLRSGKWTCWHPTMLLGREIFGKTLGLIGFGRIGKAVARRAAGFGMKVIYHTPSGGPATDQGDGPRWVSFEEILEKSDYLSLHCPLNDRTRGLIGKKELERMKQDAVLVNTSRGPVVDQTSLYESLRDGVIGAAGLDVYDEEPISPEDPLLSLENVVMLPHIGSATREARDAMATMAVSNMLDVLEGKEPRNPVN
- a CDS encoding NCS2 family permease; the protein is MASWLERQFKLKEVGSDVKTEVMAGITTFMTMGYIIFVNPDILSKTGMPFGPLMVATCLASALATLLMALMANYPIALSSGMGLNAFFAFSVVLGMNIPWEVALAAIFVEGLLFIVLTLTKIREAIVNSIPKSLKIGISTGIGFFIALIGLEGAGIIVDNPATLVGLGDLASKPVILTIIGFVIMMALEAHRVKGAILWGILAVTAIAVPMGVASMPEGVVSMPPSISPIFMKMDFSQLANGTFWIIVFTFFFVDFFDTVGTLVGVTNRAGLLDDKGNLPRARSALMADAIGTTCGAVLGTSTITSFVESASGVEQGGRTGLTALVTSILFLLAIFFSPIVSIVPACATAPALIMVGVYMMMSLKDLDFGSYTDVIPAAIAIFIMPFSYSIANGIEFGILTFVILKFVACKKNEISPVMWGLFVIFILKEIFV
- a CDS encoding manganese efflux pump MntP, with the translated sequence MAEMDVVVATASALAMDAFSVSLGAGACRCGMPVRQILRMAFMFGFFQFAMPLLGGFLGATAVSFVSAWDHWIAAGLLWFVGGNMIFESLKPNKDCSGLDTAKTRVLLGLAVATSIDAMAVGFSTATLGESVMPLALAAGVITYLLSVFGAMAGCRLGSVTGHRAEMLGGLCLCLIGLEILASHMNWI
- the ade gene encoding adenine deaminase; translated protein: MNVKSMLAQARGEREADLVISNVTVPNLFSFELEVTDVAVSGDLIVGVGEGYSGARTVDGTGKYLVPGFIDGHCHIESTMLTPEGFAELVLPRGTTAVFADPHEIANTSGMAGLEYMHRASRSLPMDVFLNAPSCVPASPFETPFDRLDSMALDQMFRKGWCTALGEVMNYPGVLEGDPDLWGKILVSGDQVKTGHAPGLTGKDLCAYLLSQCDSDHESYELGEAIEKLRRGMWVMIREGASEHNLEDLAPMIVRDERRGCRSMMVSDDLNVSYLLSRGHMDEKLRMAQRLGISFLTALRMVTLSAADYFGLKDRGAIAPGYRADMVLLDSMENCRAEMVWKDGTLVAENGSLSSYPLVREGRYPSPSKTTEIPDSEGLKVKFQGGNIRVIGIKPGQVVTEHLVMPPKVRDNLVISDVEKDVIKMAVVDRNTDSGRVGIGFVHGIGLTGGAMASSVAHDAHNFGVIGTNDDDMVSALRELRRLGGGFVSVLDGKVLSSLPLPVGGLMSQENPEEIMEKYEKMEVSIEKLGCSLEHPFMVMAFLSLSVIPTLKLTDQGYVDLDAGGLLDLFV
- a CDS encoding pyridoxal phosphate-dependent aminotransferase, whose protein sequence is MVLSERARTLEPSATLAVVAKAKAMKREGKPVISFGAGEPDFNSPESALKYAVEAMEKGYTHYTPGTGIPELKEAVCSYYSKRFGLEYAPGDVVVGAGAKILLYEALSCLVDPGDEVIVFAPAWVSYVEQIRLCGGKEVIVDTSETDSIPDLNEVRRVISDKTKCMMINSPNNPTGAVYDEETLKGLASIAVENDIVIIYDEIYEQLVYGDAAHHQIVALAPEVRDHTIIINGVSKAYAMTGWRIGYALGPSELMAKVGAVQGHLTSNPCSIAQYAALGALKEADGDIVKMHGHFSDRRDLILKLLGDVPLIEFVEPQGAFYVLVNVKKALGKSCDGEKLTDDVHFCQKLLDKSYVAMVPGSAFFAPGHIRVSYSNSTEEIVEGIKRLKEFIEKLS